In the Phaseolus vulgaris cultivar G19833 chromosome 7, P. vulgaris v2.0, whole genome shotgun sequence genome, one interval contains:
- the LOC137828642 gene encoding uncharacterized protein: MQNTSVRNYLQIQPYFFSAENETSRAEVHLPRDGYGLNVNGLPILANNEDEGNNGIKSYIPDEMIWDWKYSQMNQANEVMDQPHEQDKEIGYEESTSPATYEGLEHKFIDEIMKLTRDRSDAEDAEFARHKERILEINTEYQEKLSSLGALQATQREEFLRKELHARVNQHHEGRRNHCPNMNVADAYGYVCPPILCDGEAIDSRFHGAIEYKHDGERTLRSSRGRSRGGEAKVPLPPGRVYNNSAVYH; encoded by the exons ATGCAGAATACTTCTGTAAGAAATTATCTCCAAATCCAGCCATACTTCTTTTCTGCGGAGAATGAGACTTCAAGGGCCGAGGTGCATTTGCCAAGGGATGGATATGGATTAAATGTGAATGGTTTGCCTATCCTTGCAAATAATGAAG ATGAAGGGAATAATGGGATAAAATCCTACATCCCGGATGAAATGATTTGGGACTGGAAATACAGTCAGATGAACCAAGCCAATGAAGTAATGGACCAGCCTCATGAGCAAGACAAGGAAATTGGATATGAAGAAAGCACATCACCAGCAACCTATGAGGGTCTTGAACATAAATTTATTGATGAAATCATGAAATTAACTAGGGATAGAAGTGACGCTGAGGATGCAGAATTTGCTCGGCACAAGGAG AGAATCCTTGAGATAAACACCGAGTACCAGGAAAAGCTATCCTCACTCGGAGCTCTACAAGCAACTCAGCGAGAAGAGTTTCTCCGGAAAGAATTACATGCAAGAGTTAATCAACATCATGAAGGTAGAAGAAACCACTGCCCCAACATGAATGTGGCAGATGCCTATGGCTACGTATGTCCTCCAATACTGTGTGATGGAGAAGCAATTGATAGTAGGTTCCATGGTGCTATTGAGTATAAGCATGATGGGGAACGAACCCTGCGTTCTTCAAGAGGGAGAAGTCGAGGAGGTGAGGCAAAGGTTCCTCTGCCCCCTGGTCGTGTTTACAATAACAGTGCTGTGTATCACTAA